GCTAGCACCCAACCTGCTAGCGGCTACTATTGCTGAGTTTGAGCGTCATGGCCCAGAGTGTGGGGCTGTATATACTGATTGCCAAATTATTGATTCGCAAGGTAAAGAGGTAGCGCCTAGTTTTTTGCGGCTTTTCGATGCAGGGTTTGCTGATAACCCGCCCCAGGGTAATATCATCGTGCCGCTCCTTACAGGGTTCTATCTGCCGGCACTTACTACTACCATGCGGCGTGCTGCGCTTGACCAAACTGGTGAGTATGACCTGAATCTCTTTTCCGAAGACCTGGACATGTGGATACGGCTGTCGCGAAAGTTTCACTTTGTTTACTTACCCGAAAATTTAGGGGCTTATCGAGTACATAATACTTCCGCTATTCATGCTAACCGTCTGTCACTCAACGAGACGTACTTTCGAATTTACCGCAAAAGTAATTTCGTAGGCCCTGTCGAATGGGCTGCGGCTCGGCACAATCTTGCCGACCAAGCGGAACACTACTATGCAGATAATGGCCAAGATGCAGCAAGTAGGTTATGGTACGCCTTTCAGGAAACAAAGCGGATAAAGCTTCTGATTTTTTGGTTGCTAGCCAAAGTTGGTGTCAGATATAAAACAGTGCGGCAATTACTGGGGCGAAAGCCTCAAGGCTGAGTAGTAGATAACAGCTTCGTGATGATATAAATTATGACTAATGTATCGCGTAGTAAGGCAGCATTTTGGGGAACCATTTCTACGCAAGCCTATACTATTATTTCTATGGCAGTGTCAATCGTCAGCACCCCGCTGATGATACGGTATCTTGATAAAGAGGCGTATGGTCTTTCTATCATTTTCTACCAGATTATCAACTACCTGTCTCTTTTCGATTTTGGCTTATCAACGGCAGTCAACCGTCAGTTAGCCCTGCACCGGGCCGATAACGAGCAAAATCGCCTAATGCTTAACCGCATCATTAGTACTGCAATGGTAACGGGTGGAGTATTCGGATTAATTACCATTTTAGGTGGTTGCTTGTTCGCACCTTATTTACCAGGGTTTTACCACCTGCGCCCCGACTTGGCGGCTCCGGCAGTGCCTATCGTGATGACCTTGAGTCTGGTAATAGCCGGGCAGTTTATGCAGCGTGGGCTAGGTAGCATTTTTTACGCCCACCACCGACAGGCATTGATAGGTACGCCCCTGTTCATTGTTAGTATTCTGACTACTGGCGTGACCATAGGATTATTGGCTAATGGCTATGGACTGTGGTCGTTTATGTATGCCAACCTATTCCAGTTTTCCCTCACGCTTATCCTGCAGATTGGGATGGTGCGTAGATATTATCCGTATCTGCGGGTACACTGGCGTTTCTTCGATAAGGAACTGGTTCATACCATGATGGGATACGGGTTTTTCATGTTCTTGCATGGTTTGGCAGCTCAAGTTATTTTATTTACAGATCGGCTGGTTATTGGTAAGATATTGACTCTAAGCTTAGTAACTATTTTTTCCATCACGGTACGCATTCCGGAGGTGGGTATGAACCTGCTCACCAGTATCTTAGGGAATGCTGTACCGGCTTTAGCAGAAATAGCCGTGCACGAAGGAGAGGAGCGTATTCGTCTGAACTTCGAGCGTATGATGGTACTGATGGTCAGCTTGAGTATGCTGGCGTGCTGGTCTATGCTGTTGCTTGACGACTGGTTTATTCACCTATGGGTAGGTAGCTCATTTTTTGCTGGGATTTCTACGCTGATTCTGGCGCTCATCGTGATGGTGCAGCAAACTATCACCCGTACTGGTGTACAGTTTTTGGATGCCAGGGGAATAGTCCAGGCTTCGAGCCTAGCCGCTATTATCGAAGCGGTGCTGAATATCACCATTTCAGTCGCACTGGGCCGGGTACTAGGGCTTAATGGTATTTTGCTGGGTACCATTCTGGCAGCTCTGGTTACATCGTCATGGTATGTGCCATACCTGCTACACAAACACTTAGGCGTTTCACTTATTCAATATTTCTGGCACGGACTAGCCAAGCCCGTGCTGGGGGTGAGCCTAATAGGAATATTTCTATACGAGGCAGTGCACGTAGTGCGCGAATACCTGCCAACTAACTGGTCAAGCTTTCTGGTGGTAGCTTCGGTAGTAGGAGGCACATTAAGCGCTTTTGTCTGGATACTATACCTGCGCGGCCCACTAGGTCACTACGTGCCCCAGCGCCTGCGCCGGGTGTTGCTGGTACCGCCTATGCCCGTCATTCCGGTTTAATAATTCGCCCTTTTGCTGGAGTATGATAGATATCTTTATTAAATCTTGTAACCGAGCCTATTATCTGGACCGATGCTTACAAAGCATCTACAAACTGGTAACTGGCGAGTTCACAATTAAAATCCTGGACGACGGTACCCCGCCACAATACCTGGCACGCATTGCGCAACAGTATCCAGACGTACAGATGTTGCGCTCTCCACTCTATGGAGCGAAGGTTGCGATCCTCGCTGGCTACCTCCAGCAAGGCCAGGCATATCAATCGTTGGGCATTCCTACGCAGTTCTGGATAGAGTCGATTGCAGCAGGTACCGACTACTTTTTACTGCTTGAAGACGATATCTGGCTTACGCAGCCAGTTGATGTCTCCGCTATTGAAGCCACCATCCGCCGCGAGCGGCTGGCGATGGTGCGGCTGTCGTGGCAGGGTAATCCACAGCTAGTAGCTGGCCAGTTGCATAAGCTGGATGCGAGCATCGAAGAAATAAAGCCAACTATTCCGCAGTGGCGAAGCCTGGTCTTCACTAATCGGTTTAAGGTGCGCTCGGTGGGCTATAAATTAGGGTTTTTCCGGGATATTATGCCCTATCAATTGCCGCTGTATGTGCTGTATGCAGTAGCAGCGGCTTTTTTTGAAAAGCACTACTGGCTATTTCTCTGGCAAGGTGCCGGTACCCGCGTACTGGAAGAAGCGCAATTAAAAAAGGCGCTCTACTGGTATCAGCAGCAGCAAAGCCGTTACGCAAAAGTGCTGGTAGAAAGTGCTCAGACATCCTACCTTACCTCGACAACCAACGGTTATCAGGAAACCAGGTGCGATATGTTGCTCATCAACCACCTGCTGAATGAGGCATGGCTAGGCGGTGAGTTGGATAGCATGCAGCAGTACCCCAAGGATTTCGCGGTTGCTTACCTTGCCCCTTTTTTGCTGGCTACCCCCAATGGACAGGAGCTATACCATGATTGGTTGACCTGGACCGCGCGCTTCAAGAATGACTACGAGCGGGTTGGCTGCGTGGTAGAATAATCTTAGCTGTACTGAATAATGGAGCCAGAACCGCATCGCGCGCCCATCCGCTTTTATGAGATTGACCTGCTGCGTTTTTTGGCAGCACTTGCAGTTGTCGTTTACCACTATACCTTTCTTGGGCAGGGTCGGCCTTCCTACAACCCTCTTGTTTTCAGAGAAATAAGTGGTATTACCCGCTACGGGTACCTGGGGGTGGAGCTGTTTTTTATTATATCTGGCTACGTAGTACTGCTTAGCGCACAAGGTAAAACTGTGCGTCAATTTTTTGTGTCCAGGGTGATGCGGCTCTACCCCGCTTACTGGGCCGCCTGCACGTTGACTTTTTTAGTAAAAATAATGTGGGGTAGCGCAGCATACCCGGGTGCGGGTATGGCTGCCGACTTGCAGGCTACCGTGGGCCAGTACGTGTATAACCTGACTATGCTGCAAGACTTAATTGGGGTGCGCGATATGGATGGTCCTTATTGGTCACTAGCAATCGAGATTACCTTCTACTTCCTCATTTCGGTGCTGATAGGTTATAAGCTGCTGCCCCGCATCGATTGGTTTTTAGCTGGGTGGCTGCTTTATGCTGGTCTGCCCCATCTGGCTTACTCCGGCCCACTGTTTACCACGCTGTTTATTCGGGGCTATGCCCCTTATTTTATTGCCGGGATGCTGTTTTACTTGATGCAGCAGCCCCAGGGGCGTACCTGGGGGCGCTACCTGATGCTATCAGGGGCATACGTGCTGGCCATCAGGAGTTGCCGGCAAAATGCACTGGAGCTTACGGGCGTATACCATTCTCTGGTAAGCCCCTTCATAGTTACTGTTGTGGTTACGGGTTTCTTTCTATTGTTTGCCCTGATATCATTCAGATGGTTGAACCTCTCGCGCTTTACTTGGCTTACCTGGCTAGGAGCCTTAACCTATCCTCTTTATTTAATTCATAGCGATATTGCGTTTGTTTTATTTTTTCATTCTGGTAGTGGCATTAATAAGTATGTGATGGTTTTAGGCACATTAGCCCTGATGCTCGCACTGGCTTACCTCATTCATGTGGCTGTGGAGAAGCGGTACAGTCGCCAGTTTGGAGCTTGGTTAACTGCTCGGCTAGCTAAGCTGGATTAAAGGCTATAAAATAGCAGCCGGCTGTCGTAAGTATGAACAGCATTCATAGCAGTTGGGCCACAGTATAGTAGCTAACAGCCCAGATTAGCACAAGAGAACCAACCTTTCCTGCTTCTGTTTGTGACTTACCTTTGCCAAACGGATAGCGAAGCTGTTTAGAAAGTCGAGTTGGGCGGTATCGCTGGCTGTCTGCTCATCGTGCGCCCAAGATTGTTCGGTTAACGAGTGGACAGCCGGCAAAAAAGCCGACAGCCCACTTCAGCTCCGACTTCCCAAACAGCTTCAGTAAATAGAAGTTATTGCTTAGCTAGAAGTCAATCGAATGACTTATTTAGTAAAAGTATATGGTTATGAATAATAATATTATAAAATACTCACTTAATAGCATTCGTTACTATCTGGACCCTTCGCAGAAGCGTAGAGCCAGCTGGATGTTCGTCCTGCTACTCGTTACTGCCTTTTTGGATGTAATAGGGTTGGCTTCGCTCATTCCTGTAATGATGATAGCGGCGGAGCCTGGCGGCATAAAAACTAATAAGTTTTTTGGGTTTTTATACAGCGCTTTGCATTTTCAATCGGAGCGCTATTTCCTTTTGGCACTAATACTGGTTGTATTTGTATTCTTTTTGTTTAAAAATCTTTTTTCTACCTGGGTCAGTCACCTTCAAACGAAGTTCACAGCAGCAGTAGGATTGAAAATTATCGAATCTCAATTCAACAAATACTTAAATTTCCCTTTTCTGAGCTTTAACCAGTTAGGCTCCGCAAATCTCATAAACAGTGCTATTGCTGTACCAGCATATTATGTGAGTATGATGATGCGGCCGCTGTTTATTTTATTTTCTGATATAGCAATTGTATTGGTTATTATAGTAAGCATTTTGCTTTATAAGCCTTTGCTATTAGGTCTTTTAGGGTTTGTTCTGGTTCCGGCTACTTTGCTTACTTACCGCTTCCTGCGGGGGCGCTCTCATGCTATCGGCAACAGAATCAATGTTGTGCGCCCTATTTCATATGGCATCACCGCTGAGCTGTTCACTGGATTTGTAGAGTTGAAATTAGCCGGCAAGCAGCATAAGTTTAGGGATAAACTTCTTCTTAATGAAGCAGAGCTTCAGGAACTCGAAGCACAGAGCCATTTATATTCCATGCTACCACTCAAGGTAATTGAGATGGTTGCTATTCTGGGCGTGCTGACTATTTTTTTATATGCTATTTTTCTGCCGGACCCATCCAATAATCTTATTGCATTGGTTGGGTTATTTGCTGCTGCTGCCTATCGACTAATGCCTTCGGTAAACCGCATGCTCACCGCGCTGCTACAGATTAAGCAAAGTCAGTCTAGTATTGAGAACTTGGAGATGTACCGCGAGCCAGTGTATAATGAGGCTCCGCACCCGCAGCAACTGCCCTTGCATTTTGAGCGCAGTATTGTGTTCGACCAAGTACAGTTTACTTTCCCTGGCAGTGAGGATGCACCTACTTTGAAGAATATCAATCTTACTATTCACAAAGGCGAGAAGATAGGATTTATTGGTAGTTCCGGTTCGGGAAAAACTACCCTCATGAATGTGCTTCTACGGTTTTACGTGGAACAAAAAGGCCATGTGCTTATCGATGGCCAGCCACTTACTTCGCAGTATCTCGAAGCCTGGCATCGCCTGATAGGGTATGTTAAGCAGGATACGTTCCTGATGCAGGCGTCTATTCAAGATAATATTACGTTAGGCGACACTACTATTGATGAAGCGCGGCTAAGCTATGCCATCGAGATGGCTTCTCTGAGTGGGCTGGTAGCGTCGCTACCCGAAGGCGTGCATACGCATATAGGAGAGCGCGGCTCCAAGTTATCGGGTGGACAGCGGCAGCGTCTCGGTATTGCGCGGGCGCTGTATAAAAAGACTAAAGTACTGGTGTTAGACGAAGCGACCAGTGCCTTAGATAATGAAACGGAGCGAGAGGTAAATGAAGCGATTAACAAGTTAGCCGAAACCGATATCACTATCCTTATTATAGCACACCGCATTACTACGCTAAGGGAGTGCGACCGTATTTACGAGTTAAATAAGGGGGAAATTATTGCGGAGCACCAATATGATAGCTTAATACAGCAAATTATTGCTGCTTAGAATCTCATTGTTCAGTAGTAACATGCCCGCCGACAGGCTGGTCAGTGTTTTAAATCAGAATAAAAATGCCCATTAACGTCACTCAGTCTTATCTGCCGCCTCTGGAAGATTATGTTCGCTACCTCACCGGAATATGGGAGCGAGTGTATTTAACTAATGCTGGGCCATTGGTAGTAGAACTGGAACAACGCTTGAAAGACACCCTAGGAGTTAAGCACTGCTTTTTCGTAAATAATGGCACCATTGCGCTTCAGATTGCCATCAAGGCGCTGCAACTGGCCGGAGAAGTGCTGACTACTCCCTTTTCCTATGTTGCTACCACCTCTAGCTTAGTTTGGGAAGGCTGTACGCCAGTTTTTGTGGATATTAATCCCCACACTCTTTGCATCGACCCCGATTTATTGGAAGCGCACATTACGCCCCGTACGGTAGGTATAATGGCAACGCACGTGTATGGCAATCCCTGCGACGTAGAAACTATCGAAGCTATTGCCAAGCGGCATAATCTGCGAGTAATTTATGACGCGGCTCATGCCTTCGGAGTTACTTATAAGGGTAGTTCGGTGCTCAATTTTGGGGATATCTCGACGTTAAGTTTTCATGCAACCAAACTGTTCCATACAGGCGAGGGTGGGGGCATTATTACCAATGATGACGAGCTAGCCCACCGCATTTCCTATATGCGCAATTTTGGGCATAATGGCCCCGAGGCATTCTGGGGGGTGGGGGTAAATGGTAAAAGCTCGGAGCTTCACGCTGCAATCGGACTATGCGTACTGCCCAAAGTGCCTGAACTTATTGCGAAGCGCCGAATGCTAAGCGAACGGTACGATTTTCTCTTGAACAGTACCCAGTGCGTGCGGCCAATGCTCCAGCCTCATACGGCCTACAACTATTCCTATTATCCTATCGTGCTGCCTTCGGAAGAAGTTTTGCTGCGTGTGCGCGACAACCTAAACAGACATGAAATAACCCCACGCCGTTACTTCTATCCCTCGCTCAATACCCTAAACTATGTGAAGCCGCAGCCTGCTCCGGTCTCCGAAGATATTTCGCACCGCGTACTATGCCTGCCCTTATATTATGATTTGGAAGTGAGCCAGGTAGAAAAAATTGCGCAATTTGTCAATGAAGTAATATAGATATATGCTTATACTTGGTGCCCGCGGACACGCCATTGAGTTGCTACAAGTACTGGAGAGCCTTGCAGTAAAAAAGCTTTGCTTTTTCGATAATGTGAATAATGATGCGCCTACTCATTTGTATGGGAAGTATCCGGTTTTACATTCGGCTTCGGAAGCTATAGCCCAACTGCATCAGGATGTACGTGTTGTTATTGGCATAGGTGGAGGGTACCTGCGTGAGCGCTTGGCTCGGCAAGCAATGGATTGGGGCGGCGTACTACACACTGTGGTTGCTGCCACGGCACAAGTTGGCCGCCACGAGGTAGTATTAGAGCCGGGGCTCAACGTGATGGATGGTGCTTTAATTAGCAATGAGGTGATAGTGGGGGAAGGGAGCTTGGTGAATGCCCGGGCTGCTCTTCACCATAATGTAGTTGTAGGGCGCTACTGTGAGATTTCACCCGGTGCTCAGTTGCTGGGCCATGTTCGGGTAGGCGACTTTGCGCAAGTAGGAGCAGGCGCAATTATACTGCCACGGGTTACAATAGGCGTGGGAGCGGTAGTCGGCGCAGGGGCAGTGGTTACGCGCCATGTCGGCCCCTATGAGATAGTAGTTGGCATTCCAGCTCGTGCTATCCGCAAGCAAGCAGCTGATAGCTAATTAATGCGCCCGATTACAGATTAAATTACTAAACGCTCGAATTTTAGTTATTAGCTATCATGCCGAAACAGCCAGATGCTACGATTCCACTCGTGAGCGTAATGATGGTAACATATAATCAGGAAGCTTATATAGAAGCTGCCCTGGACAGCGTTCTGGTTCAGCAGGTCGATTTCAACTATGAAATAGTAGTTGGGGAAGATTACTCTACAGACCAGACTCGGGCGATACTACGACGCTATGAACAGTCGCATGCTGACCGAATCCGGGTACTGTGGCGCGAAAAAAATCTGGGAGTTTCACGTAATTGGGATGCAACTATGCACCAGTGCCGAGGCACCTACGTAGCGCTCCTAGAAGGCGATGATTATTGGACTAATCCGCATAAACTGCAAAAGCAAGTTGACTTCTTGGAGGCTAATCCTGACTTTAGTTTTTGCTTTCATAATGCCCGCGTTCTCTATGAAGGTGGCGGGGCTCCGCCAGCCAGCCACCAGATGACGCAAGAGCAGAAACCAGAATTTACTTTGTTTGACGTAACCGGCGAATGGCATATTGCCACTGGTTCCGTTGTATATCGCCGGGCCTTAATGCTTGAGTTGCCTGAGTGGATTCATCAGTCGGTAGTAGTCGACTTACCACTGTTTGCTATACTGGGTAATAAAGGTAGAATAGGCTTTCTAAACGAAGAAATGAGCATTTACCGAGTTAATTCAGGCGGCGTAACTCAAACCGCGAAAAAAGAAGCTTTCTTGTTGGGCCTAATCCGTATGTATAAAAACTTAGACCAGCACCTAGCCTTTATACAGCACCGTAATTTTATGATTAAAATTGCTGATGCTTACCAAGCATTAGCTAGTTCGCTCAATACTCAGGAGCGTTATAGTGAAGCCCGGCCCTATTTATTACAAGCTTTGAGGAGCCGTTTAGCCGCGCGGGCCATGCCCCGAAAAGATATGTTTAAGGTGTTAGCTATTAGTTTGATGCCAGGTTTGTATAGAAGATTGTACAAAGAGCAGTAATGCATTGAGCAATTAGCTATAAAAAATTGCATAAAAAATCAGGTAGCCAACTGCTAATGCGCTGGTCAATATTACTGTTGACCGAAAAAAAATACTTTTTAGAAGAAGATATATAAACTAAGTTGATAGATTATGAACATTCTTATCGCCATTGAGGACTTGCGTACAGGTGGCGCACAAGTTTTCGGCATGCGTCTGGCGTATGCACTACACCAACGCGGTCACCAAGTATACCTGTATAGTCACTATGCATCTTATATCAACTATTCACTGGTGAAGCAGG
The sequence above is drawn from the Hymenobacter baengnokdamensis genome and encodes:
- a CDS encoding glycosyltransferase, whose product is MSTIPLVSVGIASYNNGPYLEELLESVRQQTYPAVELIIVDDCSTDNSAAIITNWLALTGYPATFIQHERNQGIVQTFSDCRAHAKGEYLSLVGSDDVLAPNLLAATIAEFERHGPECGAVYTDCQIIDSQGKEVAPSFLRLFDAGFADNPPQGNIIVPLLTGFYLPALTTTMRRAALDQTGEYDLNLFSEDLDMWIRLSRKFHFVYLPENLGAYRVHNTSAIHANRLSLNETYFRIYRKSNFVGPVEWAAARHNLADQAEHYYADNGQDAASRLWYAFQETKRIKLLIFWLLAKVGVRYKTVRQLLGRKPQG
- a CDS encoding lipopolysaccharide biosynthesis protein, with amino-acid sequence MTNVSRSKAAFWGTISTQAYTIISMAVSIVSTPLMIRYLDKEAYGLSIIFYQIINYLSLFDFGLSTAVNRQLALHRADNEQNRLMLNRIISTAMVTGGVFGLITILGGCLFAPYLPGFYHLRPDLAAPAVPIVMTLSLVIAGQFMQRGLGSIFYAHHRQALIGTPLFIVSILTTGVTIGLLANGYGLWSFMYANLFQFSLTLILQIGMVRRYYPYLRVHWRFFDKELVHTMMGYGFFMFLHGLAAQVILFTDRLVIGKILTLSLVTIFSITVRIPEVGMNLLTSILGNAVPALAEIAVHEGEERIRLNFERMMVLMVSLSMLACWSMLLLDDWFIHLWVGSSFFAGISTLILALIVMVQQTITRTGVQFLDARGIVQASSLAAIIEAVLNITISVALGRVLGLNGILLGTILAALVTSSWYVPYLLHKHLGVSLIQYFWHGLAKPVLGVSLIGIFLYEAVHVVREYLPTNWSSFLVVASVVGGTLSAFVWILYLRGPLGHYVPQRLRRVLLVPPMPVIPV
- a CDS encoding glycosyltransferase family 2 protein, with translation MIDIFIKSCNRAYYLDRCLQSIYKLVTGEFTIKILDDGTPPQYLARIAQQYPDVQMLRSPLYGAKVAILAGYLQQGQAYQSLGIPTQFWIESIAAGTDYFLLLEDDIWLTQPVDVSAIEATIRRERLAMVRLSWQGNPQLVAGQLHKLDASIEEIKPTIPQWRSLVFTNRFKVRSVGYKLGFFRDIMPYQLPLYVLYAVAAAFFEKHYWLFLWQGAGTRVLEEAQLKKALYWYQQQQSRYAKVLVESAQTSYLTSTTNGYQETRCDMLLINHLLNEAWLGGELDSMQQYPKDFAVAYLAPFLLATPNGQELYHDWLTWTARFKNDYERVGCVVE
- a CDS encoding acyltransferase family protein; this translates as MEPEPHRAPIRFYEIDLLRFLAALAVVVYHYTFLGQGRPSYNPLVFREISGITRYGYLGVELFFIISGYVVLLSAQGKTVRQFFVSRVMRLYPAYWAACTLTFLVKIMWGSAAYPGAGMAADLQATVGQYVYNLTMLQDLIGVRDMDGPYWSLAIEITFYFLISVLIGYKLLPRIDWFLAGWLLYAGLPHLAYSGPLFTTLFIRGYAPYFIAGMLFYLMQQPQGRTWGRYLMLSGAYVLAIRSCRQNALELTGVYHSLVSPFIVTVVVTGFFLLFALISFRWLNLSRFTWLTWLGALTYPLYLIHSDIAFVLFFHSGSGINKYVMVLGTLALMLALAYLIHVAVEKRYSRQFGAWLTARLAKLD
- a CDS encoding ABC transporter ATP-binding protein; its protein translation is MNNNIIKYSLNSIRYYLDPSQKRRASWMFVLLLVTAFLDVIGLASLIPVMMIAAEPGGIKTNKFFGFLYSALHFQSERYFLLALILVVFVFFLFKNLFSTWVSHLQTKFTAAVGLKIIESQFNKYLNFPFLSFNQLGSANLINSAIAVPAYYVSMMMRPLFILFSDIAIVLVIIVSILLYKPLLLGLLGFVLVPATLLTYRFLRGRSHAIGNRINVVRPISYGITAELFTGFVELKLAGKQHKFRDKLLLNEAELQELEAQSHLYSMLPLKVIEMVAILGVLTIFLYAIFLPDPSNNLIALVGLFAAAAYRLMPSVNRMLTALLQIKQSQSSIENLEMYREPVYNEAPHPQQLPLHFERSIVFDQVQFTFPGSEDAPTLKNINLTIHKGEKIGFIGSSGSGKTTLMNVLLRFYVEQKGHVLIDGQPLTSQYLEAWHRLIGYVKQDTFLMQASIQDNITLGDTTIDEARLSYAIEMASLSGLVASLPEGVHTHIGERGSKLSGGQRQRLGIARALYKKTKVLVLDEATSALDNETEREVNEAINKLAETDITILIIAHRITTLRECDRIYELNKGEIIAEHQYDSLIQQIIAA
- a CDS encoding DegT/DnrJ/EryC1/StrS family aminotransferase — encoded protein: MPINVTQSYLPPLEDYVRYLTGIWERVYLTNAGPLVVELEQRLKDTLGVKHCFFVNNGTIALQIAIKALQLAGEVLTTPFSYVATTSSLVWEGCTPVFVDINPHTLCIDPDLLEAHITPRTVGIMATHVYGNPCDVETIEAIAKRHNLRVIYDAAHAFGVTYKGSSVLNFGDISTLSFHATKLFHTGEGGGIITNDDELAHRISYMRNFGHNGPEAFWGVGVNGKSSELHAAIGLCVLPKVPELIAKRRMLSERYDFLLNSTQCVRPMLQPHTAYNYSYYPIVLPSEEVLLRVRDNLNRHEITPRRYFYPSLNTLNYVKPQPAPVSEDISHRVLCLPLYYDLEVSQVEKIAQFVNEVI
- a CDS encoding PglD-related sugar-binding protein, with product MLILGARGHAIELLQVLESLAVKKLCFFDNVNNDAPTHLYGKYPVLHSASEAIAQLHQDVRVVIGIGGGYLRERLARQAMDWGGVLHTVVAATAQVGRHEVVLEPGLNVMDGALISNEVIVGEGSLVNARAALHHNVVVGRYCEISPGAQLLGHVRVGDFAQVGAGAIILPRVTIGVGAVVGAGAVVTRHVGPYEIVVGIPARAIRKQAADS
- a CDS encoding glycosyltransferase family 2 protein, with the protein product MPKQPDATIPLVSVMMVTYNQEAYIEAALDSVLVQQVDFNYEIVVGEDYSTDQTRAILRRYEQSHADRIRVLWREKNLGVSRNWDATMHQCRGTYVALLEGDDYWTNPHKLQKQVDFLEANPDFSFCFHNARVLYEGGGAPPASHQMTQEQKPEFTLFDVTGEWHIATGSVVYRRALMLELPEWIHQSVVVDLPLFAILGNKGRIGFLNEEMSIYRVNSGGVTQTAKKEAFLLGLIRMYKNLDQHLAFIQHRNFMIKIADAYQALASSLNTQERYSEARPYLLQALRSRLAARAMPRKDMFKVLAISLMPGLYRRLYKEQ